From a single Paenibacillus sp. FSL W8-0426 genomic region:
- a CDS encoding spore germination protein, which yields MAVTTPSNTNNRAEPFRLNEHNLRTFFSGSDDVIIASHMIGDAPAQIVMVYCSGMVNSKEIQETILPAMVDAYEDTRFLRVSDIEKAVRIQWTRLDLQDPAFGTELMSVRVFEGHMLIAIPSLQAIWSIDISNMPTRTPDESSTEVSIRGAKDGFIEPIAVNVALIRSRVRTAQLACNFEVIGTRSPTKVALMYLKNIANPELIEHVQNRLRHIKTERLITANQLEELLSPSKVTLFPVTHYTGRPDFAAECLLNGRFILIVDGNPSVIIGPVNLFLLLKSPEDANFPFLSVNTGRLLRFFGLLTTIFLPGFYIALTSYHMDQLPFPLVATISVGRMGLPMESGVEMFLIMLLMELFREAGVRLPSAIGQTLTVVGGLIIGDSAIRAGMVSPLMIVVIAVTVVAGATVVNQVMTSSVLILRFLCYVLGASLGIFGFILSLILFLIYLTDLKSFGIPYLTPLTPLNFKQAVAALFKLPKGFNKRRPVYLETQEPNKKGKRP from the coding sequence ATGGCAGTCACGACTCCATCCAACACAAATAACCGCGCCGAACCATTCCGGTTGAACGAACATAACCTGCGAACATTCTTCTCAGGCTCCGACGACGTAATCATCGCCAGCCACATGATCGGGGACGCTCCTGCCCAAATCGTCATGGTTTATTGCAGCGGCATGGTAAACAGCAAGGAGATCCAAGAGACCATTCTGCCCGCCATGGTCGATGCCTACGAGGATACCCGCTTCCTTCGCGTTTCGGATATCGAAAAAGCCGTGCGCATCCAGTGGACGCGCCTTGATTTGCAGGACCCGGCTTTCGGCACCGAACTGATGTCCGTTCGCGTGTTTGAAGGCCACATGCTCATCGCAATCCCTTCCCTGCAGGCGATATGGAGCATCGACATCTCGAATATGCCGACCCGTACCCCGGACGAGTCCTCGACCGAGGTATCCATTCGCGGAGCCAAAGACGGATTCATCGAACCGATCGCGGTCAATGTGGCCCTCATCCGCTCGCGTGTGCGCACCGCCCAGCTTGCCTGCAACTTCGAAGTCATCGGCACGCGGTCCCCGACGAAGGTCGCGCTCATGTATCTCAAAAACATCGCCAATCCGGAACTCATCGAACATGTCCAGAACCGTCTTCGGCATATCAAGACCGAACGGCTTATCACCGCCAACCAACTGGAAGAATTGTTGTCTCCCTCAAAAGTCACGCTGTTCCCGGTAACCCATTATACGGGGCGACCTGACTTTGCCGCCGAATGCTTGCTCAACGGACGTTTTATTCTGATCGTGGACGGAAACCCAAGCGTCATTATCGGTCCGGTGAACCTGTTCCTGCTGCTCAAATCGCCGGAGGATGCCAATTTCCCTTTCCTGTCGGTGAACACGGGGCGTTTGCTGCGCTTTTTTGGCCTGCTGACCACGATCTTCCTTCCGGGTTTCTATATCGCGCTGACTTCGTACCATATGGATCAGCTTCCGTTTCCGCTCGTCGCCACCATCTCTGTCGGACGGATGGGGCTGCCTATGGAATCCGGTGTGGAAATGTTCCTGATCATGCTGTTGATGGAGCTGTTCCGGGAGGCCGGGGTACGTTTGCCCAGCGCGATCGGGCAGACGCTGACCGTCGTTGGCGGCCTGATCATCGGGGATTCGGCCATCCGCGCCGGCATGGTCTCGCCGCTGATGATCGTCGTCATTGCGGTCACCGTCGTCGCCGGAGCAACCGTCGTCAACCAGGTGATGACCAGTTCCGTCCTTATACTGCGTTTCCTTTGTTACGTGCTCGGCGCTTCTCTGGGCATTTTTGGATTCATCCTGTCACTGATCCTGTTCCTGATCTACCTGACAGACCTCAAATCGTTCGGCATTCCCTACTTGACGCCATTGACTCCGCTGAATTTCAAACAAGCCGTCGCGGCGCTCTTCAAGCTGCCTAAAGGGTTCAACAAACGCAGGCCCGTCTATCTGGAAACACAGGAGCCGAACAAGAAAGGAAAGCGGCCATGA
- a CDS encoding endospore germination permease, whose protein sequence is MNHSKNQITIWLSFSIILLSAGLVCHVLSISAILETAGRDGWLSVVAAAPLFMLFLCMLFIIVRRIRGQRLTDWISREFGIIPSWIFRITAVILLLSLGTHTLYETTNWTVSTYLQFTPPYVLAGGGALVAAWSAAKGIRSIAMTSSLLLPFVILLGYFVASANLKYKDYSLLFPLMENGFEPVWRGMFYSLAGLMEIWILMLFQHDIRGKIRWWHLLLLGLFILSMAIGPTIGAIVEFGPEEAAKQRISPYEQWKLVNIGKLLQHVDFLSIYQWLSGSFARLAISIYLMVDLLDIRKPKKRYIAILSIACMMSAMAMQWWRIDYVDYYVKHIQFPAMLAYVSIVTILLTLAALIHRKDKEVPDHGSHDSIQHK, encoded by the coding sequence TTGAACCACTCCAAAAACCAGATTACCATCTGGTTGTCCTTTTCCATCATTTTGCTGAGTGCCGGCCTCGTGTGCCACGTCTTGTCCATTTCGGCGATCCTGGAAACGGCAGGAAGGGACGGTTGGCTTTCCGTCGTGGCTGCCGCGCCGCTCTTCATGCTGTTCCTTTGCATGCTGTTCATTATCGTTCGCCGAATTCGGGGTCAGCGATTGACGGACTGGATCAGTCGCGAATTCGGCATCATTCCTTCATGGATTTTTCGGATTACCGCCGTCATTCTGCTGCTGTCCTTGGGCACTCATACGCTGTATGAAACGACCAACTGGACGGTGTCGACCTACCTTCAGTTCACTCCGCCATACGTTCTGGCCGGGGGCGGAGCGCTCGTAGCCGCCTGGTCTGCCGCCAAGGGCATTCGCTCGATTGCCATGACCTCCAGCCTGTTGCTGCCCTTCGTCATTCTCCTGGGTTATTTTGTCGCGTCCGCCAACTTGAAGTACAAGGACTACTCCCTGCTGTTCCCGCTCATGGAAAACGGATTTGAGCCTGTCTGGAGAGGCATGTTCTATTCCCTTGCCGGATTGATGGAGATTTGGATTCTCATGCTGTTCCAGCATGACATCCGGGGCAAGATCCGCTGGTGGCATTTATTGCTGCTTGGTTTGTTCATTCTCAGCATGGCCATCGGGCCCACAATCGGCGCCATCGTTGAATTCGGTCCCGAGGAAGCCGCCAAGCAGCGCATCAGCCCTTATGAGCAGTGGAAGCTCGTGAACATCGGCAAGCTTTTGCAGCACGTTGATTTTCTATCCATTTACCAATGGCTTAGCGGTTCCTTTGCCAGACTTGCCATCTCCATTTACTTAATGGTGGACCTTCTGGATATTCGCAAGCCAAAGAAACGATACATCGCCATTTTATCCATCGCCTGCATGATGAGCGCAATGGCCATGCAATGGTGGCGGATCGACTATGTCGACTATTACGTAAAACACATTCAGTTTCCGGCCATGCTCGCTTACGTGTCCATCGTAACGATTCTGTTGACCCTGGCAGCGCTCATACACCGAAAGGACAAGGAGGTACCGGATCATGGCAGTCACGACTCCATCCAACACAAATAA
- a CDS encoding NAD(P)-dependent oxidoreductase: MIHSKTPGETHVGFIGTGVMGKSMARHIQKAGYPLHVYTRTASKAEELVKEGAIWHDTPASLAAACDVVITMIGYPKDVEEIYLGENGLLDSAKSGTFLIDMTTSSPLLAERIAEAAESKGLHVLDAPVSGGDIGARDAKLSIMVGGKREDFEAVRPLFECMGTNIVLQGKAGAGQHTKMCNQIAIASGMMGVCEALAYARTSGLDPENVLQSIATGAAGSWSLSNLGPRMIAGDYEPGFFVKHFIKDMGIALESAKAMGMKTPGLALAESLYQEIARNGLDEKGTQVLYTYYLQA; the protein is encoded by the coding sequence ATGATCCATTCGAAAACACCTGGCGAGACGCATGTCGGATTTATCGGTACGGGCGTGATGGGCAAAAGTATGGCCCGACATATCCAAAAGGCCGGTTATCCACTTCATGTGTACACCCGAACCGCTTCCAAAGCGGAAGAGCTGGTGAAGGAAGGTGCCATCTGGCATGATACGCCGGCGAGCCTTGCCGCCGCATGTGATGTTGTCATTACCATGATCGGGTACCCGAAAGATGTGGAAGAGATCTACCTGGGAGAGAACGGTTTGCTGGACAGCGCCAAATCCGGAACGTTTTTGATCGATATGACCACCTCCAGCCCGCTGCTCGCTGAGAGAATCGCGGAAGCTGCGGAATCGAAAGGGCTGCATGTGCTGGATGCGCCTGTATCGGGCGGCGATATCGGAGCCCGCGATGCAAAGCTGTCCATCATGGTTGGTGGTAAAAGGGAAGATTTCGAAGCCGTACGTCCGTTGTTCGAGTGCATGGGAACCAATATCGTGCTGCAAGGAAAAGCAGGGGCAGGCCAACATACGAAAATGTGCAACCAAATTGCCATTGCTTCAGGCATGATGGGGGTGTGCGAGGCGTTGGCGTACGCCAGAACGTCCGGGTTGGACCCCGAAAACGTGCTCCAAAGCATTGCTACGGGAGCAGCGGGCAGCTGGTCGCTCAGCAACCTGGGTCCCCGCATGATTGCAGGCGACTATGAGCCTGGATTTTTCGTGAAGCATTTTATTAAAGATATGGGCATTGCACTGGAGTCTGCCAAGGCCATGGGCATGAAAACGCCTGGATTGGCGCTGGCTGAGTCGCTGTATCAGGAAATAGCCCGGAACGGACTCGACGAAAAAGGCACTCAGGTGTTATATACGTATTACTTGCAAGCTTAA
- a CDS encoding nuclease-related domain-containing protein yields the protein MFKRILSLFKTQPAPADSVAVSTRSLKESAPAALRRSRSRRKGIDSEWLSAIEEPRTAERLNLLPDGYKHLNDLLVPNSKSRSGYSQVDHVVIGPRCVFVIETRSMTTGEIRGGRRDANWTVSTSKVKMYNPLMQHRGHVQAIQAHLGDYAGIRIVSVVTFTNRCRISVDPDVRYMQSDELVVYDHELVETIVRKTEKLETESTGKGYSEQDIQTIHELLCAANATNSEIRAEHMEKAKGIK from the coding sequence ATGTTCAAGAGAATCCTGTCTCTGTTCAAGACGCAACCAGCGCCGGCCGACAGTGTCGCGGTTTCGACACGTTCGCTCAAAGAAAGCGCCCCGGCAGCATTAAGACGTTCCCGCAGCCGGCGAAAGGGCATCGATTCGGAATGGTTAAGTGCCATCGAGGAGCCAAGAACGGCCGAGCGGTTAAACCTTCTGCCGGATGGCTACAAACACCTGAACGACCTGCTTGTGCCCAACTCCAAGTCCCGTTCGGGATATTCGCAGGTGGATCATGTCGTCATTGGCCCGAGGTGCGTATTCGTGATCGAGACGCGCAGCATGACGACAGGGGAGATTCGCGGCGGTCGGCGGGATGCCAATTGGACGGTCAGCACCAGCAAAGTCAAGATGTACAACCCGCTCATGCAGCATCGGGGACATGTTCAGGCCATTCAGGCGCACCTCGGCGATTACGCAGGCATACGAATCGTCTCCGTCGTCACGTTTACGAATCGCTGCCGCATTAGCGTAGACCCGGATGTCCGTTACATGCAATCCGATGAACTGGTCGTCTACGATCACGAGTTGGTAGAAACCATCGTTCGCAAAACGGAAAAACTGGAGACCGAATCTACGGGAAAGGGATATTCGGAACAGGATATTCAAACGATTCATGAGTTGTTGTGCGCGGCCAATGCAACGAACTCCGAGATCCGTGCAGAGCATATGGAGAAAGCCAAAGGGATCAAATAA
- a CDS encoding histidine kinase, protein MILSVATVVISGLTGLITYRIHIDLFNEEVSRQYGLTAEQVLARLDSRVNDMYKVTDYITLNPSVKNAIKDQVAGISSYDQMKLEDELDDQLYQVRLDAPEIMGIRIYDLKGNMFNLGTFAGSFQQMDPAFLADFVHKLEGTGGEYVWNRLNKDAFAQEEKSNWIMAGRLMKSVDLETYGVMLILFNTSLFESYLKDLRLNEDVAAYLLDGNGEMIYAFRNQDADPPPLTRLNMGATEIRDENGTTHLYTKQTSDKAKLTLVSKVSLAQIQQKGKIIVQVAVFSAAASVLCSWIIITVVSRRLLRPLARLVHAMKRVRDGRFDTRVPVETSDELGFIGERFNAMASRIDTLIHEVYERELSEKQAELKAIQAQLNPHFMYNTLSMFFWKFYMLGDEQSARLVTALSEMLQYTLEPVHKMTTLENEMTLINHYVQIQQARYPEELSVVISVPPNLHHCEMIRLLLQPVVENVFVHAFANQKNNRHLHIRARMKDAQPGEPEMLIIEVEDNGCGMDERTIERIMAPMEEAGEERQHIGMRSVLRRIELIHGEPYGVQIESGGARQGTLIRLCLPYLTNQVEGEHIEQGGETIQ, encoded by the coding sequence TTGATTTTATCTGTGGCTACGGTGGTCATCTCGGGATTGACGGGGCTGATCACCTATCGCATCCATATCGACTTGTTTAACGAAGAAGTCAGCCGCCAATACGGATTGACGGCAGAACAGGTGCTGGCGAGGCTCGATTCCAGGGTGAACGACATGTACAAGGTGACGGATTACATCACGCTGAACCCTTCGGTGAAGAACGCCATAAAGGACCAGGTGGCAGGCATTTCCTCGTACGACCAGATGAAGCTGGAGGACGAGTTGGATGACCAACTCTATCAGGTTCGTCTCGATGCGCCGGAAATTATGGGAATCCGCATTTACGACCTGAAGGGAAATATGTTCAATCTTGGCACGTTTGCCGGCTCCTTTCAACAGATGGACCCTGCCTTTTTGGCGGATTTCGTTCATAAGCTGGAGGGAACGGGCGGAGAGTATGTCTGGAACCGCCTGAATAAGGATGCCTTCGCGCAGGAGGAGAAGTCGAACTGGATTATGGCCGGGCGATTGATGAAATCGGTGGACCTGGAAACCTATGGCGTAATGCTGATTTTGTTCAACACGTCCTTGTTCGAATCCTATCTCAAAGACCTGCGCCTGAACGAGGATGTGGCGGCTTATTTGCTGGACGGGAACGGAGAGATGATCTACGCGTTTCGCAACCAGGATGCCGATCCACCGCCGCTTACCCGGCTGAACATGGGAGCCACGGAGATCCGGGACGAAAACGGGACGACCCATTTGTACACGAAACAGACGTCGGACAAAGCCAAGCTGACGCTGGTGAGCAAAGTGTCCCTGGCCCAGATCCAGCAAAAAGGCAAAATCATCGTGCAGGTGGCCGTCTTTTCGGCGGCGGCCAGCGTGCTGTGCTCCTGGATCATCATCACGGTCGTCAGCCGCAGATTATTGCGCCCCTTGGCCAGACTGGTCCATGCGATGAAGCGGGTGAGGGACGGAAGGTTCGATACGCGCGTTCCCGTCGAGACGTCGGATGAGCTGGGATTCATCGGGGAACGGTTCAACGCGATGGCTTCCCGGATCGATACGTTGATCCATGAGGTGTATGAGCGCGAGTTGAGCGAGAAGCAGGCGGAACTCAAAGCTATTCAGGCCCAGTTGAATCCGCATTTCATGTATAACACGCTGAGCATGTTTTTCTGGAAATTTTATATGCTCGGGGACGAGCAATCCGCCCGCTTGGTCACGGCGCTGTCCGAAATGCTTCAGTATACGTTGGAGCCCGTCCATAAGATGACCACGCTGGAGAACGAAATGACGTTAATCAACCATTATGTGCAGATTCAACAGGCGCGGTATCCCGAGGAATTATCGGTCGTCATTTCCGTGCCGCCGAATCTGCATCACTGCGAGATGATCCGGCTGCTGCTGCAGCCTGTTGTGGAAAATGTCTTTGTGCACGCATTTGCAAACCAAAAGAACAACCGCCATTTGCACATTCGTGCCCGGATGAAGGATGCGCAACCAGGCGAGCCGGAGATGCTTATCATCGAAGTTGAGGATAATGGTTGCGGCATGGATGAAAGGACGATCGAGCGCATTATGGCTCCGATGGAAGAAGCCGGGGAAGAGCGCCAGCATATCGGCATGCGCAGCGTTCTCCGGCGCATCGAATTGATTCACGGGGAGCCTTACGGGGTTCAGATTGAATCCGGCGGCGCGCGGCAGGGAACGCTGATTCGTCTTTGCCTGCCGTACCTGACGAATCAGGTGGAAGGGGAACATATCGAACAAGGAGGCGAGACGATACAGTGA
- a CDS encoding response regulator, giving the protein MNGRMLVVDDEALIRQGLVHMVGSNPLGWEVVGEAADGEEAMQAVDRCSPDLIITDINMPVMNGLDLAERLHDRGQDVMIIILTGYREFEYAQRAIRYGAIEFLLKPFSLDEACRVLRKAYDRFRRKQADLHIMNQFNQQERIERWKTELTGLLLSRQLETLEARVGEWLDEASRMPLPDGKAEIHRLLQIMEDMLTQHFNFREPADGAARGTDPLLWMHSMPEVVAWSRRKGEEWLHLLERLLREQQDHVVTRVMNYVDVHYAGSCTLQTVAAHVHVTPNYLSHLFKKETGEGFSQYVSKLRIEKAKLLLQNTRQSMAAIAEQTGFDNSSYFTTVFKQLTGLSPRAYRKQHGREG; this is encoded by the coding sequence GTGAATGGACGTATGCTGGTAGTCGATGACGAAGCCTTGATCCGTCAGGGCCTGGTTCATATGGTAGGCAGCAATCCGCTGGGCTGGGAAGTCGTTGGCGAGGCTGCGGACGGGGAGGAGGCTATGCAGGCCGTGGATCGCTGCTCGCCCGATTTGATCATCACGGACATCAACATGCCGGTGATGAACGGGTTGGACTTGGCCGAGCGTCTTCATGACCGCGGCCAGGACGTCATGATCATCATTTTGACCGGATACCGGGAATTCGAGTATGCACAGCGCGCCATTCGTTATGGCGCCATTGAGTTTCTGCTCAAGCCGTTCTCCCTGGACGAAGCGTGCCGGGTGCTGCGCAAAGCGTACGACAGGTTTCGCCGCAAGCAAGCCGATTTGCACATCATGAACCAATTCAATCAACAGGAACGGATCGAACGATGGAAGACGGAGTTGACGGGGCTGCTGCTCAGCAGGCAGCTTGAGACCCTGGAGGCGCGTGTCGGGGAATGGCTGGACGAGGCCTCGCGCATGCCGCTGCCGGATGGCAAAGCCGAAATTCACAGGCTGCTGCAGATCATGGAAGACATGCTGACGCAGCACTTCAATTTCAGGGAGCCTGCGGATGGCGCTGCCAGAGGAACGGATCCATTACTATGGATGCACTCCATGCCGGAGGTGGTGGCGTGGTCCCGCCGAAAGGGCGAGGAGTGGCTGCACCTGCTGGAGCGCCTCCTGAGGGAACAACAGGATCATGTCGTTACGCGGGTCATGAACTACGTCGACGTGCACTATGCTGGAAGCTGCACGCTGCAAACCGTCGCCGCCCACGTCCATGTGACTCCCAACTATCTCAGCCACCTGTTCAAAAAGGAAACCGGCGAAGGATTCAGCCAGTATGTCAGCAAGCTGCGGATCGAGAAGGCCAAGCTGCTGCTTCAGAACACCCGCCAGAGCATGGCGGCCATCGCGGAACAGACCGGGTTCGATAATTCGAGCTACTTTACGACCGTATTCAAACAGTTGACCGGGTTATCTCCGCGGGCCTATCGCAAGCAGCATGGCCGGGAAGGATAG
- a CDS encoding ABC transporter permease subunit, which yields MKGQLTAGPPGFQTPESEVRERIRQQRIRRFKMNIPLILMFLPVVLFYLIFRYAPIGGLVIAFKDYNFYDGLWNSPWVGFLHFETLFSDPRTVEIIRNTLFLSLLSIIVGFPIPIVLAIMLNEVKNMAFKRSVQTIVYMPHFFSWVIIAMMIMTVFSLENGIVNRWVEAWWGEPYPFMYNKGSWIAVFVGSGIWKDMGFNAIIFLAALTTIDPSQYEAAQMDGASKLRQIWHVTLPGIRSTIILLLILSMGRVMEVGFDQVYMLQNSNVNEVADVISTYIYRTGLQGAQFSLTTAMGLFESLVAFILIFCANYIARRFNEGLW from the coding sequence ATGAAAGGGCAGCTTACCGCAGGACCGCCCGGATTTCAAACGCCCGAGAGCGAAGTAAGAGAACGAATTCGGCAGCAGCGAATCAGACGATTCAAAATGAACATTCCGCTGATCCTGATGTTTTTGCCTGTGGTCCTGTTTTACCTGATTTTCCGATATGCCCCGATAGGCGGGCTGGTCATCGCCTTCAAGGACTACAATTTCTACGATGGCCTCTGGAACAGCCCTTGGGTAGGATTCCTGCATTTTGAAACATTGTTCAGCGACCCGCGCACGGTGGAGATTATCCGCAATACGCTGTTCCTCAGCCTGCTCAGCATCATCGTGGGTTTTCCGATTCCCATTGTGCTGGCGATCATGCTGAACGAGGTCAAGAACATGGCGTTCAAACGGTCGGTGCAAACCATCGTGTACATGCCGCACTTTTTCTCCTGGGTTATCATCGCGATGATGATTATGACCGTATTCTCGCTGGAGAATGGCATCGTCAACCGCTGGGTCGAAGCATGGTGGGGGGAACCGTACCCGTTCATGTACAACAAAGGCTCCTGGATCGCCGTATTCGTCGGCTCGGGCATCTGGAAGGACATGGGCTTCAACGCCATTATTTTTTTGGCGGCACTGACGACCATCGATCCGAGCCAATACGAGGCGGCGCAGATGGACGGGGCAAGCAAATTGCGGCAGATCTGGCATGTGACGCTTCCGGGCATCCGATCCACGATCATCCTGCTGCTGATCCTGTCGATGGGACGTGTCATGGAGGTCGGGTTCGATCAGGTCTACATGCTCCAGAACTCCAACGTCAACGAGGTCGCGGACGTCATCAGCACGTACATTTACCGTACGGGGCTTCAGGGAGCGCAGTTCAGCCTGACCACGGCTATGGGATTGTTCGAGTCGCTGGTTGCGTTCATCCTCATTTTTTGCGCCAACTATATTGCCAGAAGATTTAACGAAGGTTTGTGGTGA
- a CDS encoding carbohydrate ABC transporter permease, producing the protein MRTTRGEKIFYIVNYALLSLVALSCILPLLNIIALSLSDARAVLSGQVGLWPVDFTWFSYQSLLTGTPILNAFWNSVEITLIGTGLSMAVTIMAAYPLSRRHFYHRRFFTMAMVFTMIFNGGLIPTYLVVQNLGLVNSYGALWLPGLVSTYNMLIMRSYFENLPGEVDEAARIDGCSELGLLFRIVLPLSKPLLATIALFYGVGYWNSFMSVMIYINDTSKYNMTVLVQNMIMSNLNVQDFTDPTMISNLTPEGIRAAAVIVMVIPILAVYPFLQKYFVKGVMLGSIKG; encoded by the coding sequence GTGAGAACGACCCGTGGAGAAAAAATATTCTACATCGTCAATTACGCGCTGTTGTCGCTGGTCGCCCTGAGCTGCATCCTGCCCTTGCTCAATATCATAGCGTTGTCGCTGAGCGACGCCAGGGCCGTGCTGTCGGGCCAGGTGGGACTGTGGCCGGTCGATTTTACGTGGTTTTCCTATCAAAGCCTGCTAACGGGCACCCCGATCCTGAACGCGTTCTGGAACAGCGTGGAAATCACGCTGATCGGCACGGGACTCAGCATGGCCGTTACGATCATGGCGGCTTATCCGCTGTCGCGCAGGCATTTTTATCACCGCCGCTTTTTCACGATGGCGATGGTGTTCACGATGATTTTCAACGGGGGCTTGATTCCCACCTATCTGGTCGTGCAGAACCTGGGGCTCGTAAACAGCTACGGGGCACTGTGGTTGCCGGGATTGGTAAGCACGTACAATATGCTGATCATGCGCTCGTATTTCGAAAATTTGCCCGGCGAAGTGGATGAGGCGGCACGCATCGACGGCTGCAGCGAGCTGGGACTGCTGTTCCGCATCGTGCTGCCGTTATCCAAGCCGCTGCTGGCGACGATTGCGCTCTTTTACGGCGTCGGCTATTGGAATTCGTTCATGAGCGTCATGATCTATATCAACGATACGTCGAAGTACAACATGACGGTGCTGGTCCAGAACATGATCATGTCCAATCTTAACGTGCAGGATTTCACCGATCCGACGATGATTTCCAACCTGACGCCGGAAGGCATCCGGGCTGCCGCGGTCATCGTAATGGTGATTCCGATTCTGGCCGTGTATCCGTTTTTGCAAAAGTATTTCGTGAAAGGCGTCATGCTTGGCTCCATCAAGGGCTGA